CTAACTTCCCATTACTCTCATTTTCCTTTGCGATATATTGGAACCGGGCTGCTGCAAACCGGCTGAAAGGCGTCAGGTTCATCCCTGTCTTTACTTTAGGACTTGCGGGTTCCTTTACTATCATAGTCAGTGAGGCCGAGCCTGTCCAACTCAATTCTGAATTGCTAGCCTCATCCTGCATCTTGGAACTGGAACCCGGAGTAACGATAACGCATACAGGATTACCCGTCCTTTGAAATGAGACTTCATAATTCCCATTCGAGTCCGTCAAACCGGAACCCACAGAAGAGGTAGTATTGCACGATCCATCCTTATTGATCGGGTAGACGTTAACAACACCCCCCTTAATCACACCCTTCATGGCTTTCCCGGATATCGTTGCCATATTTAATTTACGGCGGTATTGGTGTGAATGGAAAATGCAGTACATTGCTCGGAAAACGAAACGGACATTCATTGGAAAAGAAAAGGTAGGAAGATTTTGAAATAGTATTGACCTCCTTATTTAAATTTTGCATTTGTTTAGGCGATAAAATCACTGTAAGTTAAATATTTTCGCATGGTGTAAAAGTCTATCAAGTAAAAGCTGCGGTCATTGTCGTGTCCATGGGTTACTTGATTTTCGAATGACTTGTTTGAGGTGAGTATAGAAGTTTTTCATAGACTTCTGAGATGGGATTAAAGAAGAGATTTGCTTCTTTTTTTATCAATGGGGGTGTATCAGGACTTATCAATGATAAGATTTGCTTTCATAATTTTTTTAATTCTATGTTCTGCTTGCTTTTGAATGGAAGAAACTTTGAATAGGTGCATAAGACTCGTTACCCGCTCCAAAGCAGACATTGTTATCCTTTGTTACAGGCAACAGATCCAAATGCGATACCGATGTAAGTTTTTCCAATTCC
This region of Leptospiraceae bacterium genomic DNA includes:
- a CDS encoding ATP-binding protein, whose protein sequence is MRKQNILYIGPPGIGKTYIGIAFGSVACNKG